The sequence below is a genomic window from Candidatus Dependentiae bacterium.
TTAATACAAGATTTTTTAAGTACGTTTTGCGATGAACAATTACAGAGCCATGTTCTGCCAGTGCCCATTTATGTTTTTTTGTTCCATAACCTTTATTGGTGTACCAAATATAGTGAGGAAAATATCGGTTCATCTGTTCCATCATGGCGTCACGTTTCACTTTTGCAATGATTGATGCAGCTGCAATTGAACTTGATTTCTTTTCTCCGAATGGAAAATGATGTATAGGGATGTCGTTATAACAACTATTTTGTAGATTTAATGGCATTGCATCGACAACAATTGATTGTGGTTTAGGTGCAATTGCAAGTAAATTCATAACAGCACGGCGCATAGCAATAAGTGTTGCATGCCAAATGTTATGTCTATCAATAATGCGGTGGTGCACAATTCCGTAACTATAGTAACAATTTTTGGTAATCCATTTATGTGCCTGCAGTCGTTCTTCTTGTGTCATTTCTTTGGAATCTTTGAGCAATCGATATGATGTGTTAGGAGGTAATATAACTGCAGC
It includes:
- a CDS encoding ribonuclease HII, whose amino-acid sequence is MKKNSHEYFAWEQNQVVCGIDEVGRGCLAGPLVTAAVILPPNTSYRLLKDSKEMTQEERLQAHKWITKNCYYSYGIVHHRIIDRHNIWHATLIAMRRAVMNLLAIAPKPQSIVVDAMPLNLQNSCYNDIPIHHFPFGEKKSSSIAAASIIAKVKRDAMMEQMNRYFPHYIWYTNKGYGTKKHKWALAEHGSVIVHRKTYLKNLVLINKINDPDKQQELF